The DNA segment AATTATTAATTAAATCCAAATTAATTTCATATTTAGCTTTACAAATTGATACATTTACAGCATTAGTCATTGGTCATTAGTCATTGGTCATTGGTCATTGGTCATTAGTCATTGGTTATTGGGAAGTAACAATCTTCTCCCCTGCTTCTTCCCCCCTGCTTCTTCCCCCCTGCCTCTTCTCCCCACTCCCTAATCAGAAATGTGGATAACTAATTCTCTGGTATGACTACGCTGACGATGTTCCCAAATATAAATTCCTTGCCAAGTTCCCAGGACTAAATGACCGCGATTTATGGGAATATGTTCAGAAGTATGGGTAAGTGCTGTCCGGATATGTGCTGGCATATCGTCTGCACCTTCAGCATCGTGGATATATTTACCTGATTCTGGCACTAATCTGGCCATAAAGTTGGCTAGATCCACCAGTACATCGGGGTCGGCATTTTCTTGGATGACTAAACTGGCGGAGGTGTGGCGTAAAAACAAGGTACAAAGACCTGTTTGCACCCCAGACTCAGCCACTGTGGCAACAATTTTTGCAGTGATATTCTGAAAATTTTTGCCTGTAGTCGAAATTTTTAGGAGTTTTTGGTAGTGAGACATTTTGAACGTGATTGATTATTGACTCTATTTTACGGGGGATTTATTTTTTCATCTGGGTAAAAAAAAGCAATAATACACTAATACGGCTGTTGAGGATGATCACTTCGGTGATTGTCGGGATTCAATTCGCCCATATAGGGAGAAAAGCCAGTACTGTCAAAGCGAATTAGGGAGTTTCAACTCCTAATATCTGCCATAAACATCAAGTTGTTCAAACTTGGGGTGGATGTAAGTGATACGCTCTTTCTATAGTGTCTTAAGTAATGTTGATCACAGTAGGATAATATACTCATGAATTTATTGATGGAAACAGCTGCTGAAGCAGCTGCACAAGGTTCCCATTTTCCTTTAGCTTTTACCTTGGTGTATGTAGTTGGTTTTATTGCTGCTGTCACTATTGGTTCTATCGCTTGGTACAACTCTAAACGACCTGCTGGTTGGGAAAGCAAAGAGCGTCCTGATTTTGTACCTAAAGTGGAAAAAGAAGAAACTCCGGGGGTGGGTGAACCGAAGTCTTAAATCAGTGAACAGTGAACAGTGAACAGTTATCACGCTAATTTAGTTAAGAATTTTGACCCAATTATTTCTTCTAACTGATAACTGATAACTGATAATTTGGATGACTAGACGCGATTTATCGCGTCTGTTCAACTCAAAACTCTGGCGTTAGTTCTGCACATCGACCCAGCGACGATAAAGCTTTTGAATTTGCTTAAGCAAGGCTGTATAAGCTGGTTGAGTGGTTTCATTAAACTTTGCTAACTCCTGTAGTTTGGTCAGAAGCCGTGCTTCTTCTACAGCCACTTCGCCATCACTGTAAATTAATCCACTAATAGCCTCGATGAGATTTTCGCAATCTTCCAGGCTGGGGCGATCGCCTAAATATTCTTCGACCCAAGCATAACATTCTTGTGGTCGCACAGGAACCAATTCGTATAGCCAAGGCTTAATTTCTGGGTCAGTGGCTAAACCCTTTGCTTGAGCTATCTCCCGCAAATATTGCCGTTCTTCAGGCTGGATTCTACCATCAATCCAAGCCGCACCAATCAAAATTTTAACTAAGTTTTTCACATGGGAATCAGTAACCATTGCTGCCTCTTCCGGTAGATTCGGGGCTTCAACAAAATAGTACAATCACAAACAGTATTCATTCGGAATCGTTGGCTTTTCTTAAGCGCACCATAAAAAAGCCATCCATGTTCTGTCGATGAGGCCAGACTTTAAGCCAGCCTTGGGGTGTGGAATAGGCATAATTCGGGGAATCTACGTCTGGGGGCTGAATTTGCCATTGGGGATGATTAATTAAAAATGTCGAAATCACACCTTCGTTTTCGGCTGGATGTAGGGTACAGGTGGCATAAACAAGTATACCTCCGGGCTTGACAAACTCAGATGTATGTGCTAATAGTTCTGTTTGCAAAATTGAGAGTTCCTGGACAGATTCTGGTGTTTGTCGCCAACGTGCATCGGCGTGACGGTGTAGGGTTCCTAAACCAGAGCATGGAGCATCGAGTAAGACGCGATCGCCTGTGTTGTAAAATTGCGGTAAGTTGCGGCTATCACCTGTGCAAATTTGAATAGATTGTAAATGCAGTCGTTGAGCATTCTCTTTGAGTTTACGCAATCGGGAAGCCGTGCGATCGCAAGCCCAAATTTCCCCCTCATCCCGCATTAACTCAGCAATATGGGTGGTTTTCCCCCCTGGGGCTGCACAAGCGTCAATCACCACATCACCGGGTTGGGGATTGAGTAAATAACCCACAAGTTGAGCGCTAGCATCTTGTACAGACCACCAACCCTCATTAAAACCGGGCAAATTTTGAATCGCCCCAGTACTACCAATTAATCGTAAAGCTTGGGGTGAATGGTTAACCCGCCGCGTTAAAATTCCCGCCGATTCTAAAGCCGTCTCAACTTCCTCTATAGAAGTCCGCAGGGGATTAATTCGCAAATCAATTGTC comes from the Nodularia sp. NIES-3585 genome and includes:
- a CDS encoding secondary thiamine-phosphate synthase enzyme YjbQ, with translation MSHYQKLLKISTTGKNFQNITAKIVATVAESGVQTGLCTLFLRHTSASLVIQENADPDVLVDLANFMARLVPESGKYIHDAEGADDMPAHIRTALTHTSEHIPINRGHLVLGTWQGIYIWEHRQRSHTRELVIHISD
- the psb35 gene encoding photosystem II assembly protein Psb35 is translated as MNLLMETAAEAAAQGSHFPLAFTLVYVVGFIAAVTIGSIAWYNSKRPAGWESKERPDFVPKVEKEETPGVGEPKS
- a CDS encoding TerB family tellurite resistance protein, with protein sequence MVTDSHVKNLVKILIGAAWIDGRIQPEERQYLREIAQAKGLATDPEIKPWLYELVPVRPQECYAWVEEYLGDRPSLEDCENLIEAISGLIYSDGEVAVEEARLLTKLQELAKFNETTQPAYTALLKQIQKLYRRWVDVQN
- a CDS encoding 16S rRNA (cytosine(967)-C(5))-methyltransferase, with product MTNPRQIAFNALRDVHKGAYADVALNRGLQKVNLPNHDRRLLTELVYGSVRRQRTLDALIDQLATKKSHQQPKDLRSILHLGLYQLRYQERIPASAAVNTTVELAKENGFSGLTGFVNGLLRQYIRLAEKLAEPLKLPENPVERLGILHSFPDWIIQVWLDQLDLVETENLCDWMNQTPTIDLRINPLRTSIEEVETALESAGILTRRVNHSPQALRLIGSTGAIQNLPGFNEGWWSVQDASAQLVGYLLNPQPGDVVIDACAAPGGKTTHIAELMRDEGEIWACDRTASRLRKLKENAQRLHLQSIQICTGDSRNLPQFYNTGDRVLLDAPCSGLGTLHRHADARWRQTPESVQELSILQTELLAHTSEFVKPGGILVYATCTLHPAENEGVISTFLINHPQWQIQPPDVDSPNYAYSTPQGWLKVWPHRQNMDGFFMVRLRKANDSE